From Prionailurus viverrinus isolate Anna chromosome B2, UM_Priviv_1.0, whole genome shotgun sequence, the proteins below share one genomic window:
- the LOC125166344 gene encoding histone H2A type 1-E-like produces MSGRGKQGGKARAKAKTRSSRAGLQFPVGRVHRLLRKGNYAERVGAGAPVYLAAVLEYLTAEILELAGNAARDNKKTRIIPRHLQLAIRNDEELNKLLGRVTIAQGGVLPNIQAVLLPKKTESHHKAK; encoded by the coding sequence ATGTCTGGACGCGGGAAGCAGGGCGGCAAGGCTCGCGCCAAGGCCAAGACGCGCTCGTCGCGGGCCGGGCTGCAGTTCCCGGTGGGCCGCGTGCACCGCCTGCTCCGCAAGGGCAACTACGCCGAGCGGGTGGGGGCCGGCGCGCCGGTGTACCTGGCGGCCGTGCTCGAGTACCTGACGGCCGAGATCCTGGAGCTGGCGGGCAACGCGGCCCGCGACAACAAGAAGACGCGCATCATCCCGCGCCACCTGCAGCTGGCCATCCGCAACGACGAGGAGCTCAACAAGCTGCTGGGCCGCGTCACCATCGCGCAGGGCGGCGTCCTGCCCAACATCCAGGCCGTGCTGCTGCCCAAGAAGACCGAGAGCCACCACAAAGCCAAGTGA